The Actinomycetota bacterium genome contains the following window.
CAAGCTGTTTGAGCATCTTTCCGACCATTTCATACTCTTCGGGGAATGGTGCTATGCCCAGCACTCGGTTTTTTATGACCGTTTGCCGGATTGGTTCCTTGGTTTCGATGTTTATGACAAACGATTTGGCCGATTTCTATCTTCAAAGCGTCGGGATGCTCTCTTTAGGGAAATGTGTGTTGCTCAAGTTCCTGTTCTCGCACTCGGGCACTTCGCATACCCGGAAGTTCAAAAATTCCTATCGACCTCAAAACTCAGTGATCAGCCTGCGGAAGGCATCTATCTCCGATTTAGCCAAGATGACTGGCTGGCGCAACGGTCCAAACTGGTTCGTCCGGCATTTATCCAGGCTGTGGAGCAGCACTGGTCACGCTCCGCCATCAGGCCAAACCGGCTGACACT
Protein-coding sequences here:
- a CDS encoding RNA ligase family protein, which gives rise to KLFEHLSDHFILFGEWCYAQHSVFYDRLPDWFLGFDVYDKRFGRFLSSKRRDALFREMCVAQVPVLALGHFAYPEVQKFLSTSKLSDQPAEGIYLRFSQDDWLAQRSKLVRPAFIQAVEQHWSRSAIRPNRLTLELQG